From Salinibacterium sp. ZJ450, one genomic window encodes:
- a CDS encoding MarR family winged helix-turn-helix transcriptional regulator — translation MPDQITRALFETLHPLLRRLTLERTLSPGKVGVLRHLAEHGRATTSELATVVHISPQAISLAARELERLRLVVRVPDAEDRRRTWIELTDVGRQKLAQELAAAQGWLDQAIAERLTPDERTALKAVIPILRKLGSEASVD, via the coding sequence ATGCCTGACCAGATAACCCGCGCACTATTCGAGACGTTGCACCCGCTGCTGAGACGATTGACTCTCGAACGAACGCTTTCCCCCGGCAAGGTGGGCGTGCTTCGGCATCTAGCGGAACATGGGCGCGCGACTACATCGGAATTGGCCACCGTAGTTCACATCAGCCCCCAGGCCATCTCGCTCGCGGCGCGGGAACTTGAACGACTGCGATTGGTCGTGCGGGTACCCGACGCCGAGGACCGTCGCCGGACCTGGATCGAGCTCACCGACGTGGGCCGGCAGAAGCTTGCCCAGGAGTTGGCGGCCGCTCAGGGGTGGCTTGACCAGGCAATCGCGGAGCGGTTGACGCCGGACGAACGGACGGCACTCAAGGCCGTCATCCCCATCCTCCGGAAGTTGGGATCTGAGGCATCCGTTGACTGA
- a CDS encoding SDR family oxidoreductase, translated as MTGALALVTGSTGYVGGRLVPRLLEAGYRVRVIVRAPQKLTDVPWAGDVEIVQGDLQDADGVAAASVDVNVIYYLVHSLAAQGDFEQLEITAATNIATAASAAGVSRIVYLGGLHPDSRKLSRHLRSRAAVGRILLASGVPTAALQAGVIIGSGSASFEMIRHLTDVLPYMPAPRWVRNKVQPIAIRDVLYYLIAAAGLPASVNRTFDIGGPDVLRYGQMMNGYAVEAGLAQRPIAALPVLTPWLASQWVNLVTPIPRRLAVPIIESLQYDCVVRERDIDDYIPRPAEGLIGYRRAVRLALAKVRDADVETTWQNASVHGAPSDPLPSDPDWSGHTVYTDLKERETTASVGQLWSVIEGIGGRNGWYSFPLAWALRGWLDKLFGGVGLRRGRRHADRLHTGDALDFWRVEQLERGRSLRLRAEMRMPGRAWLELETAPTSTGARYRQRAVFFPQGLAGRLYWYGILPFHGVIFTGMANRIIAEAERRGGEHVATPDAGAAVTDQPSTEQERATVTATG; from the coding sequence ATGACAGGTGCGCTGGCTCTGGTGACCGGATCGACGGGGTACGTCGGCGGACGACTGGTGCCGAGGCTGCTGGAGGCCGGCTACCGCGTGCGCGTGATCGTGCGGGCCCCGCAGAAGCTCACCGACGTACCGTGGGCCGGCGACGTGGAGATCGTGCAGGGCGACCTGCAGGACGCGGATGGCGTGGCCGCGGCATCCGTTGATGTCAACGTCATCTACTACCTGGTGCACTCGCTGGCGGCGCAGGGCGATTTCGAACAACTCGAGATCACGGCCGCCACCAACATCGCCACCGCGGCATCCGCTGCCGGGGTGTCCCGCATCGTCTACCTCGGCGGGCTGCATCCCGACAGCAGGAAGCTGTCACGGCACCTCCGCTCCCGCGCGGCGGTGGGGCGGATCTTGCTCGCCTCCGGCGTGCCCACCGCGGCACTGCAGGCGGGGGTGATCATCGGATCCGGGTCGGCGTCGTTCGAGATGATCCGGCACCTGACCGACGTGCTGCCGTACATGCCGGCGCCGCGCTGGGTGCGCAACAAGGTGCAGCCGATCGCCATCCGCGACGTGCTGTACTACCTGATCGCTGCAGCCGGCCTGCCCGCCTCGGTGAATCGCACCTTCGACATCGGCGGGCCGGACGTGCTGCGCTACGGCCAGATGATGAACGGATACGCCGTCGAGGCCGGCCTCGCGCAACGCCCGATCGCGGCGCTGCCGGTGCTCACGCCGTGGCTCGCCTCGCAGTGGGTGAACCTGGTGACGCCCATCCCGCGCAGGCTGGCGGTGCCGATCATCGAGTCGCTGCAGTACGACTGCGTGGTGCGCGAGCGCGACATCGACGACTACATTCCCCGGCCGGCCGAAGGACTGATCGGCTACCGCCGGGCGGTGCGACTGGCCTTGGCCAAGGTGCGGGACGCCGACGTGGAGACCACCTGGCAGAACGCCTCGGTGCACGGCGCGCCGAGCGACCCGCTGCCGAGCGACCCCGACTGGTCGGGGCACACCGTGTACACCGACCTGAAGGAGCGCGAGACGACGGCCTCGGTCGGCCAGCTGTGGAGCGTGATCGAGGGGATCGGTGGCCGCAACGGCTGGTATTCGTTCCCGCTGGCCTGGGCGCTGCGCGGCTGGTTAGACAAGCTGTTCGGGGGAGTGGGACTGCGGCGCGGACGCCGCCACGCCGACCGGTTGCACACCGGCGACGCCCTCGACTTCTGGCGCGTGGAGCAGCTGGAACGCGGCAGATCACTGCGACTGCGTGCCGAGATGCGGATGCCGGGACGCGCCTGGCTCGAGCTGGAAACCGCCCCAACCTCGACCGGCGCCCGCTACCGGCAGCGCGCGGTGTTCTTTCCGCAGGGCCTCGCCGGGCGGCTGTACTGGTACGGCATCCTGCCCTTCCACGGCGTCATTTTCACCGGCATGGCGAACCGCATCATCGCCGAGGCCGAGCGCCGCGGCGGCGAACATGTCGCCACACCGGACGCCGGCGCGGCAGTCACCGATCAACCCTCCACCGAGCAGGAGCGCGCCACCGTTACCGCTACCGGGTGA